Proteins encoded together in one Pogoniulus pusillus isolate bPogPus1 chromosome 18, bPogPus1.pri, whole genome shotgun sequence window:
- the CCSAP gene encoding centriole, cilia and spindle-associated protein gives MVVPARRVKTEYMKRFKEPKWESCSACYLELLRYRLSRRLLEQAHRPWLWDGWEQDSGSGAGSSTAGTPSPPGAGSPEAGQEEEAPAPNETGRASPEKEKEEPEKQQKEEQEKSAEHNSVKEADKTSRTGRRPSRSALSSRNDQRSAKSPQKTDTPKENKHPFALYGWAERQTDTGSQKTHNVRASASANEIHESALRAKNRRQVDKRKLSQRRVRSAEAEKAWQIKPSPPDNPWMTEYMRCYSARAR, from the exons ATGGTGGTGCCAGCGCGGCGCGTGAAGACGGAGTACATGAAGCGGTTCAAGGAGCCCAAGTGGGAGTCGTGCAGCGCCTGctacctggagctgctgcgcTATCGCCTCAGCCGCCGCCTCCTGGAGCAGGCGCACCGGCCCTGGCTGTGGGACGGCTGGGAGCAGGACAGCGGTAGCggcgctggcagcagcaccGCCGGGACCCCCTCTCCGCCGGGCGCCGGTAGCCCCGAAGCCGGGCAGGAAGAGGAGGCGCCAGCGCCAAACGAGACGGGACGGGCGAGCCCTG agaaagaaaaagaagagccaGAAAAGCAACAGAAAGAAGAGCAAGAAAAAAGTGCAGAACACAATTCTGTAAAGGAAGCAGACAAAACTAGCCGTACGGGACGGCGTCCGAGTCgaagtgccttgtccagtcgTAACGATCAAAGATCAGCTAAGAGTCCTCAGAAGACAGATACACCAAAGGAGAATAAACATCCATTTGCCCTGTATGGGTgggcagaaagacagacagatacTGGAAGCCAGAAAACTCACAATGTccgtgcttctgcttcagcaaATGAA ATCCACGAATCTGCTCTACGAGCAAAGAACAGGAGACAAGTGGACAAAAGGAAGCTTTCTCAGAGGCGAGTGCgatcagcagaagcagagaaagcTTGGCAAATAAAGCCCTCCCCACCAGATAACCCTTGGATGACAGAGTACATGAGATGCTACTCAGCAAGAGCTCGGTGA